Proteins from a single region of Ziziphus jujuba cultivar Dongzao chromosome 1, ASM3175591v1:
- the LOC107408468 gene encoding uncharacterized protein LOC107408468, which yields MFEGSMLMPFHASNYPPHKLGSMNRHRTLSKTRLNPVLAIPPSPILLHTDESGNYPESSKGSSSILASTHNDSGNSLLGLANTVGIIGGMSVDSTLKFLRKVVQRSSKQESSVPFVLCSDPVLNKELSLHERSFLPSLSSKSEITPMDPTPIVENLRSKRTYLENSGARCLVMPCHVSHSWHEEISKGCSVPFFHMGECVAKQLKEAKLRPLEAGSPLRIGVLATIATLTAGFYQEKLQNEGFEVVLPDKATMEHTVIPAIEAINRKDIEGARNLLRIALQVLLVRAVNSVILASDEMRDLLPQEDPLLKKCIDPMDALAWSTIKWAQSVGKGT from the exons ATGTTTGAAGGAAGCATGCTTATGCCTTTCCACGCTTCGAATTATCCACCCCACAAATTAGGTTCAATGAATAGGCATAGAACCTTGTCCAAGACTAGGTTGAATCCAGTTCTAGCTATACCTCCATCCCCGATTCTCTTACACACGGATGAAAGTGGGAATTATCCTGAATCTAGCAAGGGTTCCAGTTCAATTCTAGCTTCAACACACAATGATTCTGGTAATTCTCTGCTCGGTCTTGCAAATACTGTTGGTATAATTGGAGGGATGTCTGTTGATTCCACCctcaaatttttaagaaaagttGTTCAGAGGAGTTCAAAACAAGAAAGTTCAGTTCCTTTTGTGCTTTGCTCTGACCCTGTGTTGAATAAGGAGCTTTCATTGCACGAGAGAAGTTTTCTGCCTTCCCTTAGCAGTAAAAGTGAAATCACTCCAATGGATCCCACTCCAATTGTGGAGAATCTGAGGAGTAAAAGgacttatcttgaaaattcagGAGCTCGTTGCTTAGTAATGCCTTGTCATGTATCACATTCTTGGCATGAAGAAATTTCTAAAGGGTGTTCTGTTCCTTTCTTCCATATGGGAGAGTGTGTTGCTAAGCAGCTCAAGGAAGCGAAGTTGAGACCACTTGAAGCTGGAAGTCCTCTGCGGATTGGAGTTCTTGCAACCATTGCAACTTTAACTGCTGGATTCTATCAGGAGAAACTGCAGAATGAG GGATTTGAGGTTGTGCTTCCAGATAAAGCAACCATGGAACATACTGTAATTCCTGCAATTGAGGCTATAAACAGAAAGGACATAGAAGGGGCGCGGAATCTGTTAAGAATCGCACTTCAGGTTCTTTTGGTGAGGGCTGTGAACTCTGTGATTCTTGCCTCTGATGAGATGCGGGATCTTTTGCCTCAGGAAGATCCTCTTCTTAAGAAATGTATCGACCCTATGGATGCATTGGCTTGGTCAACTATTAAGTGGGCTCAATCTGTGGGAAAAGGCACATAA
- the LOC107408311 gene encoding uncharacterized protein LOC107408311 → MASSRKWASVISSIASFIYFLVIFLQIPLFRVPCRGGICKTPMEVTSSQLISCQLFPAVAVKALLYPGAIANAFLNNKPIPLYNNLPKLYKFTVFNTAPAISDLQRLEVVAGSYLSVAGAVFGLMKPGRMSLFGILLVIWGLAREILMRKSAHVFGKDIYIYPAMSIAMVSAFLSVKKDVRKIVRSCKGRHVHKAKHL, encoded by the exons ATGGCTTCTTCAAGGAAATGGGCAAGCGTGATATCTTCTAttgcttcttttatatattttcttgtcattttccttcaaattcctcTTTTCag AGTCCCTTGTAGAGGTGGAATATGTAAAACACCAATGGAGGTCACATCCTCTCAGTTAATTTCTTGTCAACTGTTCCCTGCTGTTGCAGTGAAGGCTTTACTATACCCGGGGGCCATTGCAAATGCTTTTCTCAACAACAAACCAATCCCACTCTACAATAACTTGCCAAAATTGTACAAGTTCACCGTCTTCAACACTGCCCCTGCAATCTCTGATCTACAACGCCTAGAG GTTGTTGCAGGAAGCTATTTGTCTGTGGCAGGAGCGGTTTTTGGTCTTATGAAACCAGGGAGAATGAGCCTCTTCGGAATATTACTTGTGATATGGGGTCTTGCTAGGGAAATCCTAATGAGAAAATCAGCCCATGTATTCGGTAAAGACATATATATCTACCCAGCAATGTCCATTGCTATGGTTTCTGCCTTCTTGTCTGTGAAAAAGGATGTAAGGAAGATAGTTCGTAGCTGCAAAGGTCGGCACGTTCATAAAGCAAAACATTTGTAG